One Armatimonadota bacterium DNA segment encodes these proteins:
- a CDS encoding prepilin peptidase, which translates to MNSPAILALVFALGTILGSFLNVVIYRLPRKQSLVRPGSHCPRCGAPVRPADNIPLLSFVLLRGRCRACRAPIGWRYPLVEATAGVLLVLIWSTYAAAGAWLALVSGAVLALSLVAVFFIDLDHQIVPNAITYPGLAAGLALSALQGRIVPAVVAAAGAGAFFLLIALVSRGGMGGGDIKLAAMMGAFLGWPAIAVGLLVGFLVGAAAGLVLMAARKRSRKDPIPFGPALAVGGVVALLAGDVLLRWWLSL; encoded by the coding sequence ATGAACTCTCCCGCCATCCTCGCCCTTGTCTTCGCCCTGGGCACCATCCTGGGCAGTTTTCTCAACGTGGTGATCTACCGGCTGCCCCGCAAGCAGTCTCTGGTCCGCCCGGGCTCGCACTGCCCGCGCTGCGGGGCGCCGGTGCGGCCGGCCGACAACATCCCCCTGCTCAGCTTCGTCCTGTTGCGTGGCCGGTGCCGGGCCTGCCGGGCCCCCATCGGCTGGCGGTACCCCCTGGTGGAAGCTACGGCTGGCGTGTTGCTGGTCCTGATCTGGTCCACCTACGCGGCCGCGGGCGCCTGGCTGGCTCTGGTATCGGGAGCCGTCCTGGCCCTCAGCCTGGTGGCGGTGTTTTTCATCGACTTAGACCACCAGATCGTCCCCAACGCCATCACCTATCCCGGTCTGGCCGCGGGCCTGGCGCTGTCCGCCCTCCAGGGCAGGATTGTCCCCGCTGTGGTTGCCGCCGCCGGAGCCGGCGCTTTCTTTCTGCTCATTGCCCTGGTCAGCCGTGGAGGCATGGGAGGCGGAGACATCAAACTGGCCGCCATGATGGGGGCGTTTCTGGGCTGGCCGGCCATCGCCGTAGGGCTACTGGTGGGTTTTCTAGTGGGGGCGGCGGCCGGGCTGGTGCTGATGGCCGCCCGGAAGCGGTCGCGCAAAGACCCCATTCCCTTCGGGCCGGCGCT